In a genomic window of Hippoglossus stenolepis isolate QCI-W04-F060 chromosome 15, HSTE1.2, whole genome shotgun sequence:
- the LOC118121721 gene encoding mesenteric estrogen-dependent adipogenesis protein yields the protein MAPDKTCRSRMTVTEVEVFLREPPPGFTVEEAPGSGYRVRCDPEKVLVLIDDFQCSRGKIVFQNSPGRKVKMHDLWEYTSMRKSLLSKRIYLLTSACQEHFSAGNKKAANELRVLQQYVVSIDGSDPLIKWQLERGLDWTISSVAGESYRVDIDLAETLESWAAKNIHIESDKLLKVEPVWRDASFTLKYYSDALFDFPHWFGFSKRNFKLRLT from the exons ATGGCACCAGACAAAACGTGCCGCAGCCGGATGACGGTTACGGAGGTGGAGGTGTTTCTGCGGGAACCCCCACCAGGTTTCACCGTGGAGGAGGCTCCAGGTTCGGGTTACCGAGTCCGCTGCGACCCGGAGAAGGTCCTGGTGCTCATCGATGACTTCCAGTGCAGCAGAGGGAAAATAGTTTTCCAGAACTCGCCAGGAAG GAAAGTTAAGATGCACGATCTGTGGGAGTACACCAGCATGAGAAAGAGCCTCCTGTCCAAGAGGATCTATCTGCTGACGTCTGCCTGCCAGGAACACTTCTCAGCCGGCAACAAAAAGGCAGCGAATGAACTGAGAG TGCTGCAGCAGTACGTGGTGTCCATCGACGGCAGCGACCCTCTGATCAAGTGGCAGCTGGAGCGAGGCCTGGACTGGACCATCTCTTCTGTCGCTGGAGAAAGCTACAGGGTGGAT ATCGACTTGGCCGAAACGCTTGAAAGCTGGGCCGCAAAAAACATCCACATCGAAAGTGACAAACTACTAAAAGTGGAGCCCGTGTGGAGAGACGCCTCCTTCACCCTCAAGTACTACTCTGACGCCCTCTTTGATTTCCCTCACTGGTTTGGCTTCAGCAAGAGGAACTTTAAG TTGAGACTGACATGA